From a region of the Actinopolymorpha singaporensis genome:
- a CDS encoding glycosyltransferase family 2 protein: MGNRPAELSALLASLTRQTDPPDRVVVVGQGTRLTALPPGVEGIELPVNLGLPAGRNVALARLRAHGDVDVVMYLDDDGLLPDRRTAQKVRDAFAADADLGIISFRIADEQGVTQRRHVPRLRAHDPLRASRVTTFLGGGNAVRMAVTEQVGDWPAEFFWAHEETDVAWRALDAGWRIDYRPDILLQHPRTSPARHQLYYRMNARNRVWLARRHLPGLLVPIYLAVWVLVTVVRRPPFAGLRAWAGGFVEGWRRPCGGRRPIRWRTVWRMTLLGRPPIV; this comes from the coding sequence ATGGGAAACCGCCCGGCGGAGCTTTCCGCACTGCTGGCCTCGCTGACCCGGCAGACCGACCCACCGGACCGGGTGGTGGTGGTCGGCCAGGGAACCCGGCTGACCGCGCTGCCGCCTGGGGTCGAAGGCATCGAGCTCCCTGTCAACCTCGGATTGCCCGCGGGCCGCAACGTCGCGCTGGCCCGGCTGCGCGCGCACGGCGACGTCGACGTCGTGATGTACCTCGACGACGACGGCCTGCTGCCCGACCGCCGGACCGCCCAGAAGGTGCGCGACGCGTTCGCCGCCGACGCCGACCTCGGCATCATCAGCTTCCGGATCGCCGACGAGCAGGGCGTGACCCAGCGCCGGCACGTCCCGCGCCTGCGCGCCCACGACCCGCTTCGGGCCTCCCGGGTGACAACGTTCCTCGGTGGGGGCAACGCCGTCCGGATGGCGGTGACGGAGCAGGTGGGCGACTGGCCGGCGGAGTTCTTCTGGGCGCACGAGGAGACCGACGTGGCCTGGCGGGCGCTGGACGCGGGCTGGCGGATCGACTACCGGCCCGACATCCTCCTCCAGCACCCGCGCACCTCGCCCGCCCGGCACCAGCTCTACTACCGGATGAACGCCCGCAACCGGGTCTGGCTGGCCCGTCGGCACCTGCCCGGACTGCTGGTCCCGATCTACCTGGCCGTGTGGGTTCTGGTGACGGTCGTCCGCAGACCGCCGTTCGCCGGCCTGCGGGCCTGGGCGGGCGGCTTCGTCGAGGGCTGGCGCAGGCCCTGCGGTGGCAGGCGGCCGATCCGCTGGCGCACCGTCTGGCGGATGACCCTGCTCGGGCGGCCGCCGATCGTGTGA
- a CDS encoding SRPBCC family protein, producing the protein MDISASREIAAPARRVWDLLVDWERQGEWMPLTKVRVLPGPREGLGTRLEAVTGVGPAGVTDPMEVVDWAPPGRCVVRHDGRVLRGTGTFEIEPLAADRCRFTWREDLPAPGGPIGEAVLAGLGRVSTPFFGHALARLAKLAER; encoded by the coding sequence ATGGACATCAGCGCGTCGCGGGAGATCGCCGCCCCGGCGCGGCGGGTCTGGGACCTGCTGGTCGACTGGGAACGCCAGGGTGAGTGGATGCCCCTCACGAAGGTCCGGGTCCTGCCCGGCCCCCGCGAAGGACTCGGCACCCGGTTGGAGGCGGTCACCGGGGTCGGGCCGGCCGGCGTGACCGACCCGATGGAGGTGGTCGACTGGGCGCCGCCGGGCCGCTGCGTCGTCCGGCACGACGGCCGGGTGCTGCGGGGGACCGGGACGTTCGAGATCGAGCCCCTCGCGGCGGACCGGTGCCGCTTCACCTGGCGGGAGGATCTCCCCGCGCCCGGCGGACCAATCGGGGAAGCCGTGCTCGCCGGGCTCGGGCGGGTGTCCACGCCGTTCTTCGGGCACGCACTGGCGCGGCTCGCCAAGCTCGCCGAACGCTGA
- a CDS encoding vitamin K epoxide reductase family protein produces MPHSPTDPPAAPTNAVDQDEPRDSAPDLADPDDAELDDEFDDEFDDEELEAAARPRAWARVPGSEGPFPRLLPLLYVIGGVIGLAAAFVLMVEKVELLINPKYVPSCNLNPIISCGSVMKTEQAAAFGFPNPLLGVAGFAVVLTIGAALLAGATFRRWFWLGLQAGTVLGVIFVHWLMYQTLYRIGAVCPYCVVVWFVTIPMFLYTTLHNLDRGHLPVGAAGRKVAGVLTRYHATILTAWIMVILVLVGGRFWSYWSTLL; encoded by the coding sequence ATGCCGCACTCGCCGACCGATCCTCCCGCTGCGCCGACGAACGCCGTCGACCAGGACGAACCGCGCGACAGCGCACCCGACCTGGCCGATCCGGACGACGCGGAACTCGACGACGAGTTCGACGACGAATTCGACGACGAGGAACTCGAGGCGGCGGCCCGTCCGCGCGCCTGGGCGAGGGTGCCCGGGTCGGAGGGGCCGTTTCCCCGGCTGCTTCCGCTGTTGTACGTCATCGGCGGTGTGATCGGCCTGGCCGCGGCGTTCGTGCTGATGGTCGAGAAGGTCGAGCTGCTGATCAACCCGAAGTACGTCCCGAGCTGCAACCTGAACCCGATCATCTCCTGCGGTTCGGTGATGAAGACCGAGCAGGCGGCGGCGTTCGGGTTCCCGAACCCGCTGCTCGGGGTGGCCGGGTTCGCGGTGGTTCTCACCATCGGCGCCGCGCTGCTGGCCGGCGCCACCTTCCGGCGGTGGTTCTGGCTGGGCCTGCAGGCCGGCACGGTGCTCGGGGTGATCTTCGTGCACTGGCTGATGTACCAGACGCTCTACCGGATCGGTGCGGTGTGCCCGTACTGCGTCGTGGTGTGGTTCGTGACCATCCCGATGTTCCTCTACACCACGCTGCACAACCTCGACCGCGGCCACCTGCCCGTCGGCGCCGCCGGCCGGAAGGTCGCGGGAGTGCTGACCCGCTACCACGCGACGATCCTGACCGCGTGGATCATGGTGATCCTGGTGCTGGTCGGGGGCCGGTTCTGGTCATACTGGAGCACCCTCCTCTGA
- a CDS encoding DUF5302 domain-containing protein, with protein sequence MASKQRGKPESASTPAPDAAEVPDTQDGAEAPEATNGDSEDDVRRKFRESLERKRHQHRDQLAEGTGKASQKIQEGLAPTTGRRSFRRKSG encoded by the coding sequence ATGGCCAGCAAACAGCGGGGTAAGCCCGAATCCGCGTCCACCCCGGCGCCAGACGCCGCAGAGGTGCCCGACACCCAGGACGGCGCCGAGGCACCCGAGGCAACCAACGGCGACAGCGAGGACGACGTACGCCGTAAGTTCCGCGAGAGCCTGGAGCGGAAGCGTCACCAGCACCGGGACCAGCTCGCCGAAGGGACCGGCAAGGCGTCGCAGAAGATCCAGGAAGGGCTCGCTCCGACCACCGGTCGGCGGTCCTTCCGGCGCAAGAGCGGCTGA
- a CDS encoding phytanoyl-CoA dioxygenase family protein, protein MTSTEESRTALVTPQMREQYENDGYFILERALSDEQLELLRGGAQYSMDKLDAAMEEAGTDRIGINARGKRYFSHMIYRDRPELRQFLFSELMREICRATLGEEAYLFWEQYVIKAGDPDTAFAWHQDSGYVHEDHAPYLTCWIALDDVTEENGSVYLRPYSRSGIRSYVKHIPDPRVNDLVCYFGDDPGMPVTVPAGSIAVFSSVVMHRSGPNLTDRLRRVYLAQYSKEVIMTKDGSKPWGEFEQFLAGGEVVGRIDVD, encoded by the coding sequence ATGACCTCGACCGAGGAGTCCAGGACCGCCCTGGTCACCCCGCAGATGCGGGAGCAGTACGAGAACGACGGCTACTTCATCCTCGAACGCGCACTGAGCGACGAGCAACTGGAACTGCTTCGCGGCGGTGCGCAGTACTCCATGGACAAGCTGGACGCCGCGATGGAGGAGGCGGGCACCGACCGGATCGGCATCAACGCCCGCGGCAAGCGCTACTTCAGCCACATGATCTACCGCGACCGGCCGGAGCTTCGGCAGTTCCTGTTCAGCGAGCTGATGCGGGAGATCTGCCGGGCGACGCTGGGCGAGGAGGCGTACCTCTTCTGGGAGCAGTACGTCATCAAGGCCGGCGACCCGGACACGGCGTTCGCCTGGCACCAGGACTCCGGCTACGTGCACGAGGACCACGCGCCCTACCTCACCTGCTGGATCGCGCTCGACGACGTGACGGAGGAGAACGGCTCGGTCTACCTGCGGCCGTACTCGCGTTCCGGCATCCGCTCCTACGTCAAGCACATCCCGGACCCCCGGGTGAACGACCTCGTCTGCTACTTCGGCGACGACCCCGGCATGCCGGTGACGGTGCCCGCAGGGTCGATCGCGGTGTTCTCCAGCGTGGTGATGCACCGCAGCGGCCCGAACCTCACCGACAGGCTGCGCCGGGTCTACCTCGCGCAGTACTCCAAGGAGGTCATCATGACCAAGGACGGCTCCAAGCCGTGGGGTGAGTTCGAGCAGTTCCTCGCGGGCGGAGAGGTCGTCGGCCGGATCGACGTCGACTGA
- a CDS encoding phytanoyl-CoA dioxygenase family protein produces the protein MTTSGVLEWRSDVDSTGRLEPELVERYRRDGFVRVRGVLDRAEVEHFRDAAERFLEAHRSESLAKDRVFTQLVNVWRQDPTMSELTLHPRLAGVAEQLAGIPLRIWHDHMLVKEPHNEAPTEFHQDRPYWPHTGDRHSLSAWIALVDVPPERGCMTFLPGTQELTGFRPQNLRDEEDLFDLDPSLRWVPRVTVPLRAGDCTFHCSYTGHMATPNRTDQARLAHVAIYMDAETKFSGAPHPVTEPLDMTPGEPLAGEMFPRPGR, from the coding sequence ATGACGACGAGCGGCGTACTCGAATGGCGCAGCGACGTCGACAGCACAGGTCGGCTCGAACCCGAACTCGTCGAGCGCTACCGTCGCGACGGCTTCGTCCGGGTGCGAGGCGTACTCGATCGTGCGGAGGTCGAGCATTTCCGTGACGCGGCCGAGCGCTTCCTGGAGGCGCACCGGTCGGAGAGTCTCGCGAAGGACCGGGTGTTCACCCAGCTGGTTAACGTCTGGCGCCAGGACCCGACGATGAGCGAGCTCACCCTGCACCCGCGACTGGCGGGGGTGGCCGAACAGCTCGCCGGAATTCCGTTGCGCATCTGGCACGACCACATGCTGGTGAAGGAGCCGCACAACGAGGCGCCCACGGAGTTCCACCAGGACCGGCCGTACTGGCCGCACACCGGTGACCGCCATTCGCTGTCGGCCTGGATCGCGCTGGTCGACGTGCCACCCGAGCGCGGATGCATGACCTTCCTGCCCGGCACGCAGGAGCTGACCGGGTTCCGCCCGCAGAACCTCCGCGACGAGGAGGACCTCTTCGACCTCGACCCGTCGCTTCGCTGGGTGCCGCGGGTGACCGTTCCCCTGCGGGCCGGCGACTGCACCTTCCACTGCAGCTACACCGGCCACATGGCGACCCCCAACCGCACCGACCAGGCGCGGCTGGCGCACGTGGCCATCTACATGGACGCCGAGACGAAGTTCTCCGGTGCACCGCACCCGGTGACCGAGCCGCTCGATATGACCCCTGGAGAACCGCTGGCCGGGGAGATGTTCCCCCGGCCCGGCCGCTGA
- a CDS encoding class I SAM-dependent methyltransferase codes for MSGASGMDGAGWDERYAAVELVWGAEPNRWLAAETADLPPGHALDLAAGEGRNAIWLARRGWEVTAVDFSGVAVERGRRLAGSEAADVADRITWKVADVRDEVGPAGAYSLVCVIYLHLVADERRRALWHAANAVAPGGVLLVVGHDTTNLTEGVGGPQDPRVLFTPDDILGDLNAGADGAAADWIVERAERVRRPVHTTGGETRDAIDALVRLQRSR; via the coding sequence ATGAGTGGCGCGAGCGGCATGGACGGCGCGGGATGGGACGAGCGGTACGCCGCGGTCGAACTCGTCTGGGGTGCCGAGCCCAACCGGTGGCTGGCCGCCGAGACCGCCGACCTGCCGCCCGGACACGCCCTGGATCTCGCGGCCGGTGAGGGCCGGAACGCGATCTGGCTGGCCCGACGCGGCTGGGAGGTCACCGCCGTGGACTTCTCCGGCGTCGCCGTCGAGCGAGGCCGTCGGCTGGCCGGGTCCGAGGCTGCGGACGTCGCCGACCGGATCACCTGGAAGGTGGCCGACGTACGGGACGAGGTGGGGCCGGCCGGGGCGTACTCCCTGGTGTGTGTGATCTACCTGCACCTGGTCGCCGACGAGCGGCGCCGGGCCTTGTGGCACGCGGCGAACGCGGTCGCGCCGGGCGGCGTACTGCTGGTCGTCGGGCACGACACCACGAACCTCACCGAGGGCGTCGGCGGTCCGCAGGACCCGCGGGTGCTGTTCACGCCCGACGACATCCTGGGCGACCTGAACGCCGGGGCAGACGGCGCGGCGGCGGACTGGATCGTGGAGCGGGCCGAGCGGGTACGGCGTCCGGTGCACACCACCGGCGGTGAGACCCGGGACGCCATCGACGCCCTGGTCCGGCTGCAGCGGAGCCGTTGA
- a CDS encoding GNAT family N-acetyltransferase gives MNTIPDPATTPTAASPAVAAQDVPADAAPTIRAVSGEELLTTAYPLWAYAFQGSPVSDETVDRWRTELASGEGEDDSRVNLVAFGGGEAEAVVGGISMRHNVRGSVFPMVGISGVATHPKARRRGHVRTLLTRMHEQMRDSGHVLSTLYPFRQSFYERFGYVGFPKPRNIRLEAGGLERMLRVEVPGEVSVHRIGEVFDDYYALLETLLGERHGFSVFNRAGTVGVAKENKHWIALARHEGEIVGALLYRTNGFGEELQGRQLLTRGPIGRTLLLQWLARHHDQYSSFTFELPPDERPDLWYVDLAYDDETKVSGPNHSSPMGRVLSVPGLAGITTGTARATIEVVDDPFVAGTWTLDGRGGTLEVTSGSASGGNGAGTGATARLTSHGLAALVYGVIDPAELALQGYGTVDAETAQELRTMFPPAAPYLFSGF, from the coding sequence GTGAACACCATCCCGGACCCGGCCACCACCCCGACTGCCGCCTCGCCCGCTGTCGCGGCCCAGGACGTCCCAGCCGACGCAGCCCCCACGATCCGTGCGGTGAGCGGGGAGGAGCTCCTCACCACCGCCTACCCGCTGTGGGCGTACGCCTTCCAGGGCTCACCTGTCTCCGACGAGACGGTCGACCGCTGGCGGACCGAGCTCGCCTCCGGCGAGGGTGAGGACGACTCCCGGGTCAACCTGGTCGCGTTCGGCGGCGGCGAGGCGGAGGCCGTCGTGGGCGGGATCTCCATGCGGCACAACGTCCGCGGCTCGGTGTTTCCGATGGTCGGGATCAGCGGGGTGGCGACCCACCCGAAGGCCCGCCGGCGCGGTCACGTCCGCACTCTGCTCACCCGGATGCACGAGCAGATGCGCGACAGCGGGCACGTGCTGAGCACGCTCTACCCGTTCCGGCAGTCGTTCTACGAACGCTTCGGCTACGTCGGGTTCCCCAAGCCGCGCAACATCCGGCTGGAGGCCGGCGGCCTGGAGCGGATGCTGCGGGTCGAGGTGCCCGGCGAGGTGAGCGTCCACCGCATCGGCGAGGTGTTCGACGACTACTACGCGCTGCTGGAGACGCTGCTCGGCGAGCGCCACGGGTTCTCGGTCTTCAACCGGGCCGGCACCGTGGGAGTGGCGAAGGAGAACAAGCACTGGATCGCCCTCGCCCGCCACGAGGGTGAGATCGTCGGCGCGCTGCTGTACCGCACCAACGGTTTCGGCGAGGAGCTCCAGGGCCGGCAGCTGCTCACCCGCGGCCCGATCGGGCGGACGCTCCTGCTGCAGTGGCTGGCCCGGCATCACGACCAGTACAGCTCGTTCACGTTCGAGCTGCCGCCGGACGAGCGCCCCGACCTGTGGTACGTCGACCTCGCCTACGACGACGAGACCAAGGTCAGCGGCCCCAACCACAGCTCACCGATGGGCCGGGTCCTGTCGGTGCCCGGGCTGGCCGGGATCACGACGGGCACCGCCCGGGCGACGATCGAGGTGGTGGACGACCCGTTCGTGGCCGGCACCTGGACGCTGGACGGACGCGGCGGGACGCTCGAGGTCACTTCCGGCAGCGCGTCCGGCGGCAACGGCGCGGGCACCGGAGCCACGGCGCGGCTGACCTCGCACGGGTTGGCCGCCCTGGTCTACGGCGTCATCGACCCGGCAGAGCTGGCGCTGCAGGGCTACGGCACCGTCGACGCCGAGACTGCCCAGGAACTGCGCACGATGTTCCCGCCCGCCGCGCCGTACCTCTTCTCCGGCTTCTGA
- a CDS encoding TetR/AcrR family transcriptional regulator, which produces MRELTPAGRRILDAASALFYDQGIHAVGVDAVARAAGVTKKTLYDCFGSKDVLVACYLRARDERWREWLTSYVDHHAAARTSTGRRASTDKDRDGDRGGDGAADRKVGVERVLATFDALEQWSRRENTRGCAFVNALAELPENADHPGRGVILEQKRWLLGYLTDLVRAAGIRRPGTVAAGLLVLHEGASVSYGTGVPTRAVAQARRLAALALADNA; this is translated from the coding sequence ATGCGAGAGCTCACCCCGGCCGGCCGCCGGATCCTGGACGCGGCCTCCGCTCTCTTCTACGACCAGGGCATCCATGCCGTGGGCGTGGATGCGGTGGCGCGTGCCGCCGGGGTGACCAAGAAGACGCTGTACGACTGCTTCGGCTCCAAGGACGTCCTCGTCGCCTGTTATCTCCGGGCGCGCGACGAGCGCTGGCGAGAATGGCTGACGTCCTACGTCGACCACCACGCGGCCGCGCGAACGAGCACGGGCAGGCGGGCGAGCACGGACAAGGACAGAGACGGGGACAGGGGCGGGGACGGCGCCGCCGACAGGAAGGTCGGCGTCGAGCGCGTCCTCGCCACCTTCGACGCGCTCGAGCAGTGGTCCCGGCGGGAGAACACCCGCGGCTGCGCCTTCGTCAACGCCCTCGCCGAGCTCCCGGAGAACGCCGACCATCCCGGGCGCGGGGTCATCCTGGAGCAGAAGCGCTGGCTGCTCGGTTACCTCACGGACCTGGTGAGGGCCGCGGGCATTCGCCGGCCCGGCACCGTCGCGGCCGGCCTGCTCGTCCTCCACGAGGGCGCGAGCGTCAGCTACGGGACCGGCGTACCCACCCGCGCCGTCGCCCAGGCCAGACGACTCGCCGCTCTCGCCCTCGCCGACAACGCCTGA
- a CDS encoding DUF1707 SHOCT-like domain-containing protein: MSTEHQPMRASDQERDEVARRIQEATAEGRLTLEESDERLTGVFASRYRHELAALVADLPVSSPAVPVRTGAPARPALASDGRRWADPGLLIHTLIVVLLSAVMLGHWVATSNHDHHPWPVFPLVWLWVSVAIHARRRNERARR, from the coding sequence ATGAGCACCGAGCACCAGCCGATGAGGGCGTCGGACCAGGAACGCGACGAGGTGGCGCGGCGGATCCAGGAGGCCACCGCCGAGGGCCGGTTGACGCTCGAGGAATCCGACGAGCGGCTCACCGGTGTGTTCGCCAGCAGGTACCGCCACGAGCTGGCAGCCCTGGTCGCCGACCTTCCCGTGAGCAGCCCGGCGGTGCCGGTGCGGACAGGGGCCCCGGCCAGACCGGCGCTGGCGTCCGACGGCCGGCGGTGGGCCGATCCCGGCCTGCTGATCCACACCCTCATCGTGGTGCTGTTGTCGGCCGTGATGCTCGGACACTGGGTGGCCACCAGCAACCACGACCATCACCCCTGGCCGGTCTTTCCGCTGGTCTGGCTATGGGTCAGCGTCGCCATCCACGCGCGCAGGCGAAACGAGCGGGCTCGTCGATAA
- a CDS encoding RidA family protein, whose amino-acid sequence MSRLITRTNPDDLHPTPGYHHVTVVEAGRTAYLAGQCPLDRTGAVVAPGELEPQVDQIVANALVVLEVVGAVPEDVVRSVIYVVSSRNDELGSVWQWFNASELAPAFTTASTLLGVAQLGYAGQRVELDLTAALPC is encoded by the coding sequence ATGTCCAGACTGATCACCCGAACCAACCCCGACGACCTGCACCCGACTCCGGGCTATCACCACGTGACCGTGGTGGAGGCCGGCCGGACGGCCTATCTCGCCGGCCAGTGCCCGCTGGACCGGACCGGCGCCGTGGTGGCGCCCGGCGAACTCGAACCCCAGGTCGACCAGATCGTGGCCAACGCCTTGGTCGTACTGGAGGTGGTCGGCGCAGTTCCCGAGGACGTAGTGCGTTCGGTGATCTACGTCGTGAGTTCGCGCAACGACGAGCTCGGCTCGGTCTGGCAGTGGTTCAACGCCTCGGAGCTGGCTCCGGCGTTCACGACCGCGAGCACGCTGCTCGGGGTGGCTCAGCTGGGCTACGCCGGTCAGCGGGTCGAACTCGACCTGACCGCCGCGCTGCCCTGCTGA
- a CDS encoding helix-turn-helix transcriptional regulator: MDSGTRIAVSAAPVTRLGQLVLAGEVVDDEPMMPSPLRVMEAYVLSVVLAGHGRYRHADGREEPVTPGAHTLVPPGRPHWYGTLGGRTWTEVFVVFTGPLFDALARAGVLAEAGPRYPRPAPSAAALRTILASTPRSVQAAEHQLVAFADWLLDVTGPEESEGPSPAVAAAVDRLADDLTGRLDMRSVACEVGLPYDTFRRRFAAEVGQSPLAFRNARRLQTAATLLRVTDMTTREIARTLGYTDEFHLSRRFRAYFGLPPSDYRRS; encoded by the coding sequence ATGGACTCCGGCACCAGGATCGCCGTGTCCGCCGCACCGGTGACCAGGCTTGGCCAGCTGGTGCTGGCCGGCGAGGTGGTCGACGACGAGCCGATGATGCCGTCGCCGCTGCGGGTGATGGAGGCGTACGTCCTGTCGGTGGTGCTCGCGGGGCACGGCCGCTACCGGCACGCCGACGGCCGGGAGGAGCCGGTCACCCCGGGCGCGCACACGCTGGTCCCGCCCGGCCGGCCGCACTGGTACGGCACCCTCGGCGGGCGGACCTGGACGGAGGTGTTCGTCGTCTTCACCGGTCCGTTGTTCGACGCCCTGGCCCGGGCGGGTGTGCTGGCTGAGGCCGGCCCGCGGTATCCGCGCCCGGCCCCGTCGGCCGCCGCGCTGCGGACCATCCTGGCCTCCACGCCGCGGTCGGTGCAGGCGGCCGAGCACCAGTTGGTGGCGTTCGCCGACTGGCTGCTGGACGTGACCGGGCCGGAGGAGTCGGAGGGCCCGAGTCCTGCCGTGGCCGCAGCCGTCGACCGGCTCGCCGACGACCTGACCGGCCGCCTCGACATGCGGTCGGTCGCCTGCGAGGTCGGGCTGCCGTACGACACGTTCCGGCGGAGGTTCGCCGCCGAGGTCGGCCAGTCACCGCTGGCGTTCCGCAACGCTCGGCGGCTGCAGACCGCCGCGACGCTCTTGCGTGTGACAGACATGACCACCAGGGAGATCGCCCGGACCCTCGGCTACACCGACGAGTTCCATCTGTCACGGAGGTTCCGCGCCTACTTCGGCCTGCCGCCGAGCGACTACCGCCGCTCGTGA
- the ctaD gene encoding cytochrome c oxidase subunit I: MATQVRGVSRPGPVVRRSIGTLVVHWLTTTDHKVVGKLYLVTSFVFFLAAGVMAMFMRAELARPGQQVFRGDRGVLLYNEFFTIHGTVMLLLFATPLFVGFANVIMPLQIGAPDVAFPRMNMLSYWMFLFGGLIVLSSFADPDGAAAFGWTAYTTLSGPTYSPTFGGDLWVMGLYLAGLGTILGGVNFIATIVCLRAPGMTMFRMPIFTWNVLLTSIMVIVAFPVLAGALLMLEADRRLGAKVYDATSHGPLLWQHLFWFFGHPEVYIIAIPFFGIITEIIPVFSRKPLFGYVGMVAATIAISALSMAVWAHHMFATGSVELPFFSLMTYFIAIPTGVKFFNWIGTMWRGSVTFETPMLWSIGFLVTFLFGGLTGVILASPPLDFQVTDTYFVVAHFHYVVFGTVVFAMFGGFYFWWPKMTGRMLDERLGKIHFWTLFVGFQLTFMVQHWLGVEGMPRRYVDYHQEDGFTTLNTVSTIGAFLLGMSTLPFLLNVFVSRNHPKVELDDPWGWGRSLEWATASPAPRHNFTSMPRIRSDSPAFDLHHPEIARLEIEDNTPATTP; the protein is encoded by the coding sequence ATGGCTACTCAAGTGCGGGGTGTGTCGCGGCCTGGGCCGGTGGTACGCCGCAGTATCGGAACTCTCGTCGTCCATTGGCTGACGACGACCGATCACAAAGTCGTCGGCAAGCTGTACCTCGTCACGTCCTTCGTCTTCTTCCTGGCCGCCGGCGTGATGGCGATGTTCATGCGCGCGGAACTCGCCCGCCCCGGACAGCAGGTCTTTCGCGGCGACCGAGGCGTGCTGCTCTACAACGAGTTCTTCACCATCCACGGCACCGTCATGTTGTTGTTGTTCGCGACCCCGTTGTTCGTCGGTTTCGCGAACGTCATCATGCCGTTGCAGATCGGGGCGCCGGACGTCGCGTTCCCGCGGATGAACATGCTGAGCTACTGGATGTTCCTGTTCGGCGGACTGATCGTGCTGTCGTCGTTCGCCGACCCCGACGGCGCGGCGGCCTTCGGCTGGACGGCGTACACCACGCTGAGCGGACCGACCTACTCGCCGACCTTCGGTGGCGACCTGTGGGTGATGGGTCTCTACCTCGCCGGGCTGGGCACCATCCTCGGTGGGGTCAACTTCATCGCCACGATCGTGTGCCTGCGCGCGCCGGGCATGACGATGTTCCGGATGCCCATCTTCACTTGGAACGTGTTGCTCACCAGCATCATGGTCATCGTGGCGTTCCCGGTGCTCGCCGGAGCGTTGCTCATGTTGGAGGCCGACCGCAGGCTGGGCGCGAAGGTCTATGACGCCACGTCGCACGGGCCGCTGCTGTGGCAGCACCTGTTCTGGTTCTTCGGCCATCCCGAGGTCTACATCATCGCTATTCCCTTCTTCGGGATCATCACCGAGATCATTCCGGTCTTCAGCCGCAAGCCGCTGTTCGGGTACGTCGGGATGGTGGCTGCCACGATCGCCATCTCGGCGCTGTCGATGGCGGTGTGGGCGCACCACATGTTCGCCACGGGCAGCGTCGAACTGCCGTTCTTCTCGTTGATGACGTACTTCATCGCGATCCCGACGGGGGTGAAGTTCTTCAACTGGATCGGGACGATGTGGCGGGGCTCGGTGACGTTCGAGACGCCGATGCTGTGGTCGATCGGTTTCCTCGTGACGTTCCTCTTCGGCGGGCTGACCGGGGTGATCCTCGCGTCGCCGCCGCTGGACTTCCAGGTCACCGACACCTACTTCGTGGTGGCCCACTTCCACTACGTCGTGTTCGGGACCGTGGTGTTCGCGATGTTCGGCGGCTTCTACTTCTGGTGGCCGAAGATGACGGGCCGGATGCTGGACGAACGACTGGGGAAGATCCATTTCTGGACGCTGTTCGTCGGATTCCAGTTGACCTTCATGGTGCAGCACTGGCTCGGCGTGGAGGGAATGCCGCGCCGTTACGTGGACTACCACCAGGAGGACGGGTTCACCACCCTCAACACCGTGTCCACCATCGGTGCGTTCCTGCTCGGCATGTCCACGTTGCCGTTCCTTCTCAACGTCTTCGTCTCGCGCAACCACCCGAAAGTGGAGCTCGACGACCCCTGGGGTTGGGGTCGCTCGCTGGAGTGGGCGACGGCGTCACCCGCACCGCGCCACAACTTCACCTCCATGCCCCGGATCCGGTCCGACAGTCCGGCATTTGATCTGCATCATCCCGAGATCGCGAGATTGGAGATCGAGGACAACACCCCCGCAACAACACCCTGA